The Actinomycetota bacterium region TGTGCCAGCGCATTGGCTTGGTGCACTCAGCCCGCTTCGAACGAGCCTCCTGATCACGGCTCTCACCCACATCAGTGCAGCCAAGTTCGGCGAGCAATTCCAGATCAACAGCGGGGAAGGTCTTGGTCACGGGCAGCAAGATCACGCTTTCGACTGATCGCCCGGCCTCAGCGCAAGCAGCGGCGATCCTTTGCCGCACGAATGCAAGGTTCTGCTCAAGCTCGACACGCCTAATCGTCATAACGCCACGATCATGCCCTGTCGGCCAGTGCGTCCGTCTGCGCGATAGGAAAATAATTGCGCGTCGGTAGCCGTGCAACGTGTGATTGAACTGAATGCGACTCCATGGAGTCGCAACTGCGCGTGGACACCTGCGCGCATATCTAGATGCCACTGATTTGCGCGTTCATGCGCTGTGGCCGCGAACACTTCAGCGGGCAATTGCTCCCTGAGTTCGTCCACACATTCGCGACCAACCGGATAGCAATCAACACATATGGCCGGACCCGTCACAGCGCGGATTCCTTGAGCGCCGTGTGCACGCATTTCACCGATGGCAGCCGCCACCACTCCGAGTCCAAGACTGCGCCAACCGCAATGCACAGCAGCAATAACTCCAGCATGAGGATCGGACAGCACTATCGGCACACAGTCGGCCGCCAGTGCAAGCAGTCCCAACCCAGGCAAAGTCGTCACTACTGCGTCCGCGCTGCGCGCGATACCGGCGGCAGTGGCGAACTCCACTCGTGCGCCGTGCTGCGCATCAAGAACGTTGACATCGGTCACGCCCACGAGTTGTCCGGCGCTCAGTCGATTCTGCTCGACCGAATCGACGTCATCGCCAACAGTGAGCGAGAGATTGAAATCGAGGAAATTGCCAGAACTGATCCCTCCAAAACGACCAGTGGCCGCCCAGTTGACTGGACGGCCACCAGGTGTCGCCGGGCAAAAACGCCCGACGGCAACGGGATTCATAAGGATCTGGGGAAGTTCCTTATTTGAGGAAGTCGGGGATGTCGAGATCATCGTCGGCGTCGTCGAACACAATGGTTCGAGCTGGCTGCACTGGCCGTGCAGCAGGCGAGGTCACGATTGGAACCTCACCAGTGGTGGTTGGCGTCGCTTCCGCTGACCGGCGCGTGGCAGCAGTGCGTGGGGGTGGCTCTCCGCCATCGAAGCCCGCAGCGATCACGGTGACCCGAACCTCGTCGCCAAGGGTGTCGTCAATAACCGCGCCGAAGATAATGTTGGCATCTGGGTGAGCAGCATCGGCGACCAGTCGAGCAGCCTCGTTGATCTCAAAGAGACCAAGATCGCTGCCGCCGGAGATCGACAACAGCACTCCATGCGCTCCATCGATGCCGGCTTCAAGCAGTGGACTCGAGATTGCCTTCTCAGCTGCTTCTACTGCGCGATCTTCACCGCGGGCCGAACCGATTCCCATGAGCGCTGAACCAGCGGAGTGCATGATGCTCTTGACGTCTGCGAAGTCGAGGTTGATCAAGCCCGGGGTCGTGATGAGATCGGTAATGCCCGAGACACCTTGCAGCAATACGTGATCGGCTTGACGGAATGCATCGATGACACTGATGTTGCGATCCGACAGCGACAGCAGTCGGTCGTTCGGAATGACGATGAGGGTGTCGACCTCGGCGCGCAGATTGTCAATGCCGACATCGGCCTGCGACTGGCGACGACGTCCTTCGAAACCAAATGGACGCGTAACAACGCCAATGGTGAGTGCGCCGAGCGAACGTGCGATAGCGGCAACAACTGGTGCGCCACCAGTACCCGTGCCGCCTCCTTCGCCCGCCGTGACGAAGACCATGTCGGCACCTTTGAGCACCTCTTCGATCTCCTCTTTGTGATCGTCGGCTGCCTTCTTGCCGACCTCAGGGTTGGCGCCAGCGCCGAGCCCGCGAGTCAGTTCGCGACCGATATCGAGCTTGACGTCTGCGTCGCTCATCAGGAGTGCCTGCGCATCGGTGTTGATGGCGATGAACTCCACGCCCTTCAGACCGACCTCAATCATTCGATTGACCGCATTGACACCGCCGCCGCCGATTCCGACAACCTTGATGACCGCGAGATAATTCTGTGGAGCCGCCACTGCGCTTCCCTTCATTTGTTGGCGGACCGACTTGTCCAGCCGACCCATGCCCGCCACCAACTCTCAACCTCAAGTTGAGGATCAACCCTGAGGTTGGCGTCGAGCGGCGGGAAGGTAGCCGGTGTTACCCCTGTTGCGCAAGTGAGTGTGCCGGATTGAGCAGATTTACTTGTGGAGCTTCTCTTTGAAGGTGGTCGGAAGCTCTGGTGCGGAGACGTCGTAGATCTTGGCCTTGCGCTTGAGCAATGCCCGGGTGACCTGGGCCTTCAATTCGGCCTGCTCCACGCTTCCCCAACGCACGATGGCCGAGGACTTCAAGGTGAGTGCGACGTCATCGCGAGTGCTTGCCGTGAGCAGGACAACCTTCGATCGAAGATCGTCAGGCAAGCTGACGAGGACGCCCATGGCCGCGACCAGACCGAGATCATCTGCGTGCACCGTCGGCAGTCCCGAAGGCACTTGAGCAACAGGTGTGAACGGGACTCCCGATGCATCCACGACCGTGCTGTCACCACGCGTTGCGATGGCCGTGCGCGGTGTCACTGCAATGACAACGTCATGCGGCCAGCCGCGGCGGACATCGATGTGCTCGATCCAGCCAATCGTCGAGAGATGCTGCGCAATGGCATCGGTATCGAGTTGGGCGAGTGGCACACCTAGCGGAACGCTTGCAGTGTTGCGCACCTCTTGCGCTGCTGAGCCATCAACGCCAATCACAGTTACACCATCGGCAGTCAAGAGCGAGGAGAACCAAATCATCCAGGCCGCGGCGGCGAGTGCGACAAGCGCGAATATCACGAGAATGACGCGCAATCGCTTGCGCGGTCCGCGCGCGCGATGCTTGTCAAGTTCAACAACGGGTGGAGTCATGCCCGCTCCGCCAACAGTTCCAGCACTTCTGCACCCAGAAGGCCAATGTCGCCGGCTCCCAAAGTCATGATCAGATCGCCAGAATGCGAACGCGCAACAAGTTCGCCGGCAACTGCAGACCACGAGGGTTCGAAATGCACCTGGCCTTCAGGCAGCGGCACATTTGAGGCCATGGTTTGGCCACTGGCTCCCGGTATCGGCGTCTCCCCCGGCGCATAGACCTCCAACACCACCACCTCATCGGCCAGGCCAAGTGCGGCACCGAACTCCATCATGAAATGCGCTGTTCGGTAGTAGTGGTGAGCTTGAAAAGCCACGATGAGGCGACCATCGCCGACAACATCGCGGGCTGCGCGCAAAGTCGCGTCAATCTCAGTGGGATGGTGCGCATAGTCATCGAATACGCGCACCCCGTGTGACTCGCCCTTGAAATCGAATCGACGCCGAGTTCCGCTGAATTCGGCCAGACCCAGAATCAACTGCTCCGGCGCGAAGCCCAATCCGATGCCAGTCACAAGAGCAGCCAGTGAGTTCAGGGCATTGTGCATGCCGGGAACCTGCAGGCTCACAGTGCCAATGCGTTCTCCCAAATGCTCAACTGAATACTCCCAACCGCGACCAACGAGTCGAGGCTCAATGAGTCGGTACAAGGCGTCGACGCTAGCGCCGTAGGTGCGCACATCGACTCCGTGCTCTGCAGCATCAACTGCCAGCCGACGGCCACCTTCGTCATCGATGCACACCGTCACGAAGCCATGGTTTGCTCGCACATTGAGCGCGAAATCCAAAAAGCCCTGCTCGATGGCCGCCAGGTTTCCCCAATGGTTGAGGTGATCGGCTTCCACATTGGTGACGATCGCGGCAACAGCAGCCAACTGCAGAAATGCCCCGTCACTTTCATCGGCTTCGACCACGAAGATTTCGCCGCTTCCCAGATGCGCATTGGCCCCGGTCTCATTGAGTTCACTGCCAATCGCGAAAGAGGGGTCAGCTCCGCAATGTTGAAGCGCAACAGTCAGCATCGAGGTGGTCGTGGTCTTGCCATGCGTTCCGGATACGGCAACGCCGCGGCTTCCGGACATCACCGCAACCAGGGCATCTGCTCGAGTCAGCTCGGGGATGCCACGTTCCTGGGCCGTATGGCGTTCGGCATTGCTTTCGGGGATGGCGGTGGAGAAGACCAGAGTGTCGACTCCATCAAGCCATTCGCCGGAGTGGCCAATGTGCACATTGACGCCGATCGCGCGCAGCGAGTCGATGCGCCGCGAGTCCTTGGCATCGCTGCCCGAGACACTGGCACCCTGCGCAACGAGAATGCGAGCAATTCCCGACATGCCAGCACCGCCGATGCCCACGATGAAGACATGCCCCAAATCACTCACAAGGCATCCTCTCCTGCGCTGGCTCGATGTTGGCGAGCAACCCTCAGCACTGCCACCGCAAGTCGCTGTGCTGCATCGCGCACTCCCACCCGTTGCGCAGCCGTGCTCATCCGGTCCAGTTCGTCTGCATCATGAATGAGCGCCATGACCGATTCGACCAATCGCTCAGGAGTCAGATCGGCGTTATCGACCAGCAAGCCGCCGCCAGACTGAACGACCGGAAGCGCATTCACCCGTTGCTCGCCATTGCCGATCGGCAATGGGACGAAGATGGTCGGCAGGCCAACGGCTGCTACTTCAGCCACAGTCATTGCCCCCGCGCGAGTAATGGCCAGGTCTGCTGCCGCATATGCCTGGTCCATCCGGTCGATGTAGGGCAGCGGCACATAGCCCGCTTGCCGTTCCGGAGACTGGTTGTGCGGGCCGAAGCCATGCAAGACCTGGATCCCTGCTTCGAGCAGCCGCGGCAGGGCCAGTGCAAGTGATTCGTTGATGTGCTGAGCTCCTTGGGATCCGCCAAAGACCAACAGGACAGGAGCAGTGCTGGACAGCCCGAATCGTTCGCGGGCTTGTTCGCGAGATTCAGCTCGATCCAAGTGCACGATGGACTGGCGCAGTGGAAGGCTCATCGGGTTTCCAGCCAAGCTGCCGTGCACAGTGACGTACACCTCGGTCGCGTAGCGCGCGCCAACTCGATTGGCCAGGCCGGCCTTGGCATTTGCCTCATGAATGATCAACGCGCAGCCGAGTTTCTTCGCAGCGCGATACGTCGGCAGCGCGGCATAGCCGCCAAAGCCAACGATCACATCCGGCTTGAGCTCTTGTAGGTGGGCGACAGCCTGTTTCGTTGCGGCGCTTACCTTCGGGCCGACAGTAAGCAACTGCGATGAGATCCGTCGCGGCATCACTACAGCGGGCACAGTCTTGAGTGCGTACCCGCGCGAGGGAACGAGGGAGGACTCCAGCCCGTGGTCGCCACCGATGATGGTGACCACGACATCTGGCTCTTCATGGACTAGTGCATCAGCGAGATTGAGTGCCGGCTCTATGTGGCCGGCCGTTCCACCTGCTGCGAGCACAACATGTATCGCCCGACTCATCGCCTGGCCAGCGAGCGAGCGGTTGCTCGGCGTCGCAGGGACTGTCTGGCGCCGGGCTCATTACGGGCAAAGGCCAGCAGCATGCCGATCGCCGCCAACGTGGGAATCAGCGAGGATCCGCCATAGGAGACGAAGGGCAGCGGCACTCCGGTGATCGGCATCAAGCCGAGCACTGCGCCAATGTTGACGATGGCCTGCACCACGATCCATGAGCCCACGCCTGCAGAAGCAAGACGGACAAAGGGATCCGATGTCGTGCGTGTGAGCCGGAATACAGCGAAGGCAAGCACGGCAAACAGGATCAGCACGCTGAAGGTGCCGATCAGTCCAAGTTCTTCACCGATGACCGAAAAGATGAAGTCAGTATGCGCTTCTGGTAGGGCGCCCCATTTTTCGCGACTTGCCCCCAGCCCCACTCCGAGCAAGCCACCAGTGCCCAGGGCGTAATGCCCTTGTGTGAGCTGCCAGCCAACGCCGAGTGGATCGCTGTTGGGGTTGAGCCAAGTAGTAAAGCGCTCCATTCGATAGGGAGCCGCCAGAGTCAGAATCCAGACCAGGAGAATTCCAATCCCGGCGAAGGAGGCGAAGAAGCGCCAAGGCGCCCCAGCCGCGAACAGCATTCCGCAGGCAATGGCCGCAAGCATGAGCGTGTTGCCGAAGTCGCCTTCGAGCAGCACCAACACCATGAACAAGCCTGCCACTGGCAGCAGCGGCACGAGCAAGTGGCGCAGATCTGCGTGGTAATGATCCTTGCGAGCAAGTTGATCTGCTCCCCACACCACCAACGCAAACTTTGCGAACTCCGAAGGCTGAATCCGGAAAGGACCGAACAGGTCAATCCAGTTGCGCTGTCCGGCTACCGAGACCCCAATGACGAGAACCGCAACAAGCAGAACGATCGCCAACAAGAAAATCCAGCGAGCAGTGCCGCGCCAGAATTGGACGGACATTCGCGCGGTGAAATATAAGCCGATCAAGCCGATCACGCCGAACAGTGCCTGCCGCTCAGCCAGTGTGTAAGAAGAGCCGAAGATTCGATAGCTCTCGATGCTTGATGCCGACAGCACCATCACAAGGCCGAGGAGCAACAACAAGACAGAGGAGCCACCGATCAAGTAGTACGTGCTCAAGGGGTGGCTCAGCAGATACTTCACGCGACTTTGCTTGGCCGCGCGCCTGGTGGTGGTGTCAGTCATGACGCAACTCCGCCAATCACGAGCACCGCATCAGCGAAGATGTCTCCACGCTGCGCATAGTCACGAAACATGTCCCATGAAGCGCACCCTGGAGCGAGCAGCACTGTGTCACCCGGTTGCGCGAATGAGCGCGCGGCGGCAACAGCTTCGACCATTGCATCAGTCTCGGTGCGGTCGAGGACTTTCATGGGTACTTGCGGCGCGTGTCGCCTCAATGCTTCTGCAATGAGTTCGCGATCCACACCAAGCAGCACGACTCCACGCAAGCGAGAAGCAGCCTCGATCACCAATTCGTCGAAGTCCTGCCCCTTTGCCATGCCACCGGCAATCCACACAATTGATTGATATGCGCGAAGCGAAGTGCTCGCCGCATGTGTGTTCGTGGCCTTGGAATCATCGATGTAGGTGACTTCATCGACTGTGGCAACCGTGGCAATCCGGTGGCCAGCCGGAGTGAAATTGAGCAGTCCTTCACGCACCGCTGATGCCGGCACCCCAAAAGCTCGGGCCAGCGCCGCGGCAGCGAGTGCGTTCGCAATGTTGTGCGGAGCATTTGGATGCACATCAGTTGTGACAGCAAGTTCTTGCGCGGCATCCATGCGATTGTCGATGAATGCGCGATCGACCATCAAGAGGTCGACCACTCCAAGCATCGATACATCGGGGATGCCCAAGGTGAAGCCAATCGCGCGGCAACCTTCAACGACTTCGGCTTCTTGGACCATGCGCAAGGTGATTGCATCATCGGCGTTGAACACTGCCGCCACCTGCGTGCGTTCGTAAATTCGGGACTTCGCTGCAATGTATGCATCAAGACTGCCGAAATGATCGATGTGATCATCGGCAACGTTAAGACACACTGCTGCATACGGGCTGATCGAGACGATGAAGGGCAGCTGCGGAGCACCCACCTCCACCGCGATGACGTCAACCTCGTCATGCATCACCACGTCGATCAATGAGTTGCCGATATTCCCCGCTGAAACGGCTCGCAAGCCAGCCGCCGAGAGCATCGATTCGAGCATCAGAGTTGTGGTGGTCTTGCCATTCGTACCGGTGACAACGAGCCAGGGCGCGGCGCCCTCGGGTGCACGCAATCGCCAAGCCAGTTCCAACTCCCCCCAAACAGGAATGTCCTGAGTCACGGCCTGCTGAATGACCTCAGCACTTGGCCGCAATCCGGGTGAGACCACAAGCAGGTCCGTCGGGGGCAATCCGCCCTCGTGTCCTAACAGGACTTCTACGCCGATGACATCGAGCACCTCGGCTCGCTCCCGCTGCTTGTCGCCATCGGCAGCGTCAATGACGACCACCTTCGCGCCTAACTGCGCAAGGGCATCTGCCGCTGCGAAGCCAGCGATGCCAATACCTGCAACGGTCACCCGGACAGCGGACCAATCAGAGGTGCGGGTCAGCGCTTGAATCACGAGCTGACCCATTCGGCGTAGAACAGCCCAATCCCCGCTCCAATGCACAGCCCGTGGATGATCCAGAATCGCACGACGATCTGGATCTCGGGCCAGCCGAGCATCTCGAAGTGGTGCTGGAGCGGAGCCATGCGCAGAACGCGGCGACCAGTGAGCTTGAAGGATCCGACTTGTGCGATCACCGAGAGAGATGTGATGAGGAACAGCCCCGCCAAGAGTGGCAGCAGCAATTCCGTGCGGCTCAGGATTGCCAGTGCGGCGATACCGCCACCGAGGGCAAGTGATCCCGTGTCGCCCATGAAGATGCGGGCAGGCGAGGTGTTCCACCACAGGAAGCCAAAGCTCGCGCCGGCAAAGGCGGCCGCCATCACTGCAAGATCCAGCGGACTCACAGTTGAATAACACGTGGCGGTAACCGAATCAGCGAAGGCGCAGTTCTGGCCGTACTGCCAGACAGTGATGATCACGTAAGCGATGAAGGTCATGATCGATGCGCCAATGGCGAGTCCATCGAGTCCGTCGGTGAGATTGACTCCATTGGTGGTTGCCGTGACGAGAAACCAGACCCACAGCAGAAACAGACCAAGGGGCAAGACGATCGCTGTATCGCGGACAAAGGAGATGGCCATCGAGGCTGGAGCGCCGCCATCTTGAGTGAACTGAAGCGACAGCCAAGCAAAGCTCACCGCAACAACAGCTTGACCAATCAATTTGGTGCGAGCGCGCAGGCCAGTGCTGCGCTGCTTGAAGATCTTCAAATAGTCATCGGCCACACCCACAAGACCCAAACCGACCATCAAATACATGACCAGCATCGCTGAAGGCGTGACGGGTCGCCAGGTGAGCAGATGCGTCAAGAAGTAGCCAGCGACGACGCCAAAGATGATGGCAACCCCACCCATGGATGGAGTGCCGTGCTTGCTCTCGTGATCGGGGTAGAGCTCGCCCTCTGACGAGACACGAATTGCCTGTGCATAGCCGTGCTTGGCCATGAATCTGATAACCAAGGGAGTGCCGATAAGCGTGACCACCGTTGCGATGGTCATGGAAATCACGACCAGTCTCATTGGGGTTCCCGCTCTCCAAGTGCAGTTGCAACCCGCTCGAGTCCGACTCCGCGCGAGGCTTTAATCAGCACGATATCGGTGGGCTTGATTTCGGACTTCAGCAGCGCAATGGCTGCATCGGCGTCTGGAACCCAAT contains the following coding sequences:
- a CDS encoding FtsQ-type POTRA domain-containing protein; protein product: MTPPVVELDKHRARGPRKRLRVILVIFALVALAAAAWMIWFSSLLTADGVTVIGVDGSAAQEVRNTASVPLGVPLAQLDTDAIAQHLSTIGWIEHIDVRRGWPHDVVIAVTPRTAIATRGDSTVVDASGVPFTPVAQVPSGLPTVHADDLGLVAAMGVLVSLPDDLRSKVVLLTASTRDDVALTLKSSAIVRWGSVEQAELKAQVTRALLKRKAKIYDVSAPELPTTFKEKLHK
- the murC gene encoding UDP-N-acetylmuramate--L-alanine ligase, whose product is MSDLGHVFIVGIGGAGMSGIARILVAQGASVSGSDAKDSRRIDSLRAIGVNVHIGHSGEWLDGVDTLVFSTAIPESNAERHTAQERGIPELTRADALVAVMSGSRGVAVSGTHGKTTTTSMLTVALQHCGADPSFAIGSELNETGANAHLGSGEIFVVEADESDGAFLQLAAVAAIVTNVEADHLNHWGNLAAIEQGFLDFALNVRANHGFVTVCIDDEGGRRLAVDAAEHGVDVRTYGASVDALYRLIEPRLVGRGWEYSVEHLGERIGTVSLQVPGMHNALNSLAALVTGIGLGFAPEQLILGLAEFSGTRRRFDFKGESHGVRVFDDYAHHPTEIDATLRAARDVVGDGRLIVAFQAHHYYRTAHFMMEFGAALGLADEVVVLEVYAPGETPIPGASGQTMASNVPLPEGQVHFEPSWSAVAGELVARSHSGDLIMTLGAGDIGLLGAEVLELLAERA
- the murG gene encoding undecaprenyldiphospho-muramoylpentapeptide beta-N-acetylglucosaminyltransferase; the encoded protein is MSRAIHVVLAAGGTAGHIEPALNLADALVHEEPDVVVTIIGGDHGLESSLVPSRGYALKTVPAVVMPRRISSQLLTVGPKVSAATKQAVAHLQELKPDVIVGFGGYAALPTYRAAKKLGCALIIHEANAKAGLANRVGARYATEVYVTVHGSLAGNPMSLPLRQSIVHLDRAESREQARERFGLSSTAPVLLVFGGSQGAQHINESLALALPRLLEAGIQVLHGFGPHNQSPERQAGYVPLPYIDRMDQAYAAADLAITRAGAMTVAEVAAVGLPTIFVPLPIGNGEQRVNALPVVQSGGGLLVDNADLTPERLVESVMALIHDADELDRMSTAAQRVGVRDAAQRLAVAVLRVARQHRASAGEDAL
- the ftsW gene encoding putative lipid II flippase FtsW — protein: MTDTTTRRAAKQSRVKYLLSHPLSTYYLIGGSSVLLLLLGLVMVLSASSIESYRIFGSSYTLAERQALFGVIGLIGLYFTARMSVQFWRGTARWIFLLAIVLLVAVLVIGVSVAGQRNWIDLFGPFRIQPSEFAKFALVVWGADQLARKDHYHADLRHLLVPLLPVAGLFMVLVLLEGDFGNTLMLAAIACGMLFAAGAPWRFFASFAGIGILLVWILTLAAPYRMERFTTWLNPNSDPLGVGWQLTQGHYALGTGGLLGVGLGASREKWGALPEAHTDFIFSVIGEELGLIGTFSVLILFAVLAFAVFRLTRTTSDPFVRLASAGVGSWIVVQAIVNIGAVLGLMPITGVPLPFVSYGGSSLIPTLAAIGMLLAFARNEPGARQSLRRRATARSLARR
- the murD gene encoding UDP-N-acetylmuramoyl-L-alanine--D-glutamate ligase; this translates as MIQALTRTSDWSAVRVTVAGIGIAGFAAADALAQLGAKVVVIDAADGDKQRERAEVLDVIGVEVLLGHEGGLPPTDLLVVSPGLRPSAEVIQQAVTQDIPVWGELELAWRLRAPEGAAPWLVVTGTNGKTTTTLMLESMLSAAGLRAVSAGNIGNSLIDVVMHDEVDVIAVEVGAPQLPFIVSISPYAAVCLNVADDHIDHFGSLDAYIAAKSRIYERTQVAAVFNADDAITLRMVQEAEVVEGCRAIGFTLGIPDVSMLGVVDLLMVDRAFIDNRMDAAQELAVTTDVHPNAPHNIANALAAAALARAFGVPASAVREGLLNFTPAGHRIATVATVDEVTYIDDSKATNTHAASTSLRAYQSIVWIAGGMAKGQDFDELVIEAASRLRGVVLLGVDRELIAEALRRHAPQVPMKVLDRTETDAMVEAVAAARSFAQPGDTVLLAPGCASWDMFRDYAQRGDIFADAVLVIGGVAS
- the mraY gene encoding phospho-N-acetylmuramoyl-pentapeptide-transferase; translation: MRLVVISMTIATVVTLIGTPLVIRFMAKHGYAQAIRVSSEGELYPDHESKHGTPSMGGVAIIFGVVAGYFLTHLLTWRPVTPSAMLVMYLMVGLGLVGVADDYLKIFKQRSTGLRARTKLIGQAVVAVSFAWLSLQFTQDGGAPASMAISFVRDTAIVLPLGLFLLWVWFLVTATTNGVNLTDGLDGLAIGASIMTFIAYVIITVWQYGQNCAFADSVTATCYSTVSPLDLAVMAAAFAGASFGFLWWNTSPARIFMGDTGSLALGGGIAALAILSRTELLLPLLAGLFLITSLSVIAQVGSFKLTGRRVLRMAPLQHHFEMLGWPEIQIVVRFWIIHGLCIGAGIGLFYAEWVSS
- the ftsZ gene encoding cell division protein FtsZ, producing MAAPQNYLAVIKVVGIGGGGVNAVNRMIEVGLKGVEFIAINTDAQALLMSDADVKLDIGRELTRGLGAGANPEVGKKAADDHKEEIEEVLKGADMVFVTAGEGGGTGTGGAPVVAAIARSLGALTIGVVTRPFGFEGRRRQSQADVGIDNLRAEVDTLIVIPNDRLLSLSDRNISVIDAFRQADHVLLQGVSGITDLITTPGLINLDFADVKSIMHSAGSALMGIGSARGEDRAVEAAEKAISSPLLEAGIDGAHGVLLSISGGSDLGLFEINEAARLVADAAHPDANIIFGAVIDDTLGDEVRVTVIAAGFDGGEPPPRTAATRRSAEATPTTTGEVPIVTSPAARPVQPARTIVFDDADDDLDIPDFLK
- a CDS encoding polyphenol oxidase family protein, with protein sequence MISTSPTSSNKELPQILMNPVAVGRFCPATPGGRPVNWAATGRFGGISSGNFLDFNLSLTVGDDVDSVEQNRLSAGQLVGVTDVNVLDAQHGARVEFATAAGIARSADAVVTTLPGLGLLALAADCVPIVLSDPHAGVIAAVHCGWRSLGLGVVAAAIGEMRAHGAQGIRAVTGPAICVDCYPVGRECVDELREQLPAEVFAATAHERANQWHLDMRAGVHAQLRLHGVAFSSITRCTATDAQLFSYRADGRTGRQGMIVAL